A single genomic interval of Dyella sp. GSA-30 harbors:
- a CDS encoding 2OG-Fe(II) oxygenase, giving the protein MVAVSHKKNGLDLGSNRHGMLEHPLPPDLGRCVLIPGFLSPAECSELIDAAEDRGFCSAELDYPPSYRNNDRQVSNDPELARRLLERLGHLVPAGMECLLPDDVLAGWKPRSINERFRLCRYRPGQQFHIHQDGVHHRGVDCRSMLTFMIYLTDGDDFEGGDTLFYSAGPAGGEEASNVITRIRPRMGSLILFEHDIWHAGEEVTAGTKYVLRSDLLFQRGSVQEHATSSLHQGYIWTLAELSDGRVASGGRDGKIRIWHPQGEPSVTLIGHDQSVLGLTECAAGVIASVSRDRTLRYWDITTQRCIRSITAHDAAVLSLVRLPGENLATGAADHTIRLWSDEGKCLQEFTGHEGWVWAMVDLGDDRLATASEDGSVRIWDLATRECLLALRCKHPLRSIASCRTGQENACSLAAGDAKGGLTLWRMDQGGAREVGFFKAHDAAIRRIRFLRDGSLVTCGEDNRLCIWSYPALVLKHEEMHGNFVTDVLELRHGARVSCGYDGQLRWTLPHRRSAHC; this is encoded by the coding sequence ATGGTCGCAGTGAGTCATAAGAAAAACGGCCTCGATTTGGGTAGCAACCGGCACGGAATGCTCGAACATCCGCTACCGCCAGACCTGGGGCGCTGTGTATTGATTCCAGGCTTTTTATCGCCCGCCGAATGCAGCGAGCTGATCGATGCCGCCGAGGACCGGGGCTTCTGCAGCGCCGAGCTGGATTACCCACCCTCGTATAGAAACAACGACAGGCAAGTCTCGAATGATCCGGAACTTGCCAGGCGATTGCTGGAACGCCTTGGCCATCTGGTCCCTGCCGGCATGGAATGCCTGCTACCGGACGATGTCCTCGCAGGCTGGAAGCCAAGAAGCATCAATGAGCGTTTCCGCCTTTGCCGGTATCGACCCGGGCAGCAGTTTCATATTCATCAGGATGGGGTGCATCACCGGGGAGTCGATTGTCGCTCCATGCTCACCTTCATGATTTACCTGACCGATGGCGATGATTTCGAGGGCGGCGACACCTTGTTCTATTCGGCAGGACCAGCCGGCGGCGAAGAAGCTTCGAACGTCATCACCCGTATTCGACCGCGAATGGGCAGTCTGATTCTTTTCGAGCATGACATCTGGCATGCAGGCGAAGAAGTTACCGCCGGCACCAAGTATGTATTACGTAGCGATCTACTGTTTCAGCGCGGTTCTGTGCAAGAGCACGCTACTTCTTCGCTGCATCAGGGCTATATCTGGACACTTGCCGAACTCAGCGACGGCCGCGTTGCGAGCGGAGGACGCGATGGAAAGATACGTATCTGGCATCCGCAGGGCGAACCGAGTGTCACACTCATCGGCCATGACCAGTCGGTACTCGGCCTGACTGAATGTGCCGCAGGCGTCATCGCCTCGGTTTCACGCGACCGCACGCTTCGCTATTGGGACATCACGACGCAGCGTTGCATTCGGTCCATCACGGCACACGATGCGGCCGTACTTTCGCTGGTTCGCTTGCCAGGGGAAAACCTGGCTACAGGCGCCGCCGATCACACCATCCGCCTATGGTCTGACGAGGGAAAGTGCCTGCAGGAATTTACAGGCCATGAGGGATGGGTCTGGGCAATGGTGGATCTCGGTGATGACCGGTTGGCAACGGCATCGGAAGACGGCAGCGTACGAATCTGGGACCTCGCTACGCGCGAATGTCTCCTCGCGTTACGCTGCAAGCATCCGTTGCGGAGCATCGCTTCGTGTCGGACCGGTCAAGAGAATGCCTGTTCCCTGGCGGCGGGCGATGCAAAAGGCGGCCTGACGCTTTGGCGGATGGATCAGGGAGGCGCAAGGGAGGTGGGATTCTTCAAGGCGCACGATGCTGCCATCCGGCGAATCAGGTTTCTGCGCGATGGTTCGCTCGTCACCTGTGGGGAAGACAACCGCCTGTGCATCTGGAGTTATCCGGCGCTGGTGCTCAAGCACGAAGAAATGCATGGAAACTTCGTGACCGACGTGCTTGAGCTTCGCCATGGCGCGAGGGTGAGTTGTGGATACGACGGGCAGCTTCGTTGGACGTTGCCGCACCGCCGTTCCGCTCATTGCTGA
- a CDS encoding ribonuclease E inhibitor RraB, translating into MVNHQVAFPDDENGDVLRQMTEQGDNLETPREIDFSVIFPTEDAALKFAVLLLRNGQKVSFSEYEEHDELPWQVQAHPFMVPTHENISGYEALLAEEAEAFAGQNDGWGCEIQQ; encoded by the coding sequence ATGGTTAACCATCAAGTAGCTTTTCCTGATGATGAAAACGGCGACGTGTTGCGCCAGATGACCGAGCAGGGCGACAACCTGGAGACACCGCGCGAAATCGACTTCTCGGTCATCTTTCCCACCGAAGACGCTGCACTGAAGTTTGCGGTCCTGCTCTTGCGCAACGGCCAGAAAGTGTCGTTCTCCGAATACGAAGAACACGACGAACTGCCGTGGCAGGTCCAGGCCCATCCTTTCATGGTCCCCACCCACGAAAATATTTCCGGTTACGAGGCGTTGCTGGCGGAAGAGGCCGAAGCGTTTGCCGGGCAGAACGATGGCTGGGGATGTGAAATTCAGCAATGA
- a CDS encoding FdhF/YdeP family oxidoreductase → MSNETEIPGVSEYEGPAGGWGALRAVAKAISGQLAVGREALALRKMNQPDGFDCPGCAWPDPKHTSSFEFCENGAKAVSWEATAKRVKPEFFQANTVTSLWQLSDYALEGLGRLTHPLAYDAGSDTYVAIGWDDAMQRIGTALRALPDPRMAEFYTSGRTSNEAAFLYQAFVREYGCNNFPDCSNMCHEATSVGLPQSIGVGKGTVTIEDFDHCDAVFCIGHNPGTNHPRMLATLREVAKRNVPIVAINPLPERGLERFTSPQSPVEMMTGGETPLATTYYQVSCGGDLAFLKGMMKWLLDADAQDIAGGGQGLLDRAFIAENTTGFEALASDLRATQWSDIESKSGLSRADIEHAGSIYAQAKRVIICYGMGITQHRHGTQNVQQLANLLMLRGNLGREGAGICPLRGHSNVQGDRTVGITEKPDAALIKGMKLAFGFDTSPEHGHDAVAAVKAIRDGQSRALICLGGNLAVAMPDPDATFDAMRKLDLAVHIATKLNRSHLILAKESIILPCLGRTEIDMQAEGAQSVTVEDSMSMVHASRGGLTPASEYLRSEPWIVAQMAKATLPDTRVDWDHLIADYDRIRDKIEIVFPAFANFNQRVREPGGFRLFIAASERKWNTPDGKAHFLVAPGIEEDDGLEDGTLVLTTLRAHDQYNTTIYSLNDRYRGITGRRDVIFMHADDLAARGLKHGDRIVVETSATRAKRSVVGFTAVSYPIARGTVAMYYPEGNCLVGLDDHDPQSGTPSYKSVPVVIREWREAS, encoded by the coding sequence ATGAGCAATGAAACCGAGATCCCAGGCGTATCCGAGTACGAAGGTCCTGCCGGTGGCTGGGGTGCGCTGCGGGCCGTGGCCAAGGCCATCAGCGGCCAGCTCGCGGTGGGTCGGGAAGCCTTGGCGCTAAGGAAGATGAATCAGCCGGACGGGTTCGATTGCCCTGGCTGCGCCTGGCCCGACCCCAAGCACACCAGTTCTTTCGAGTTCTGCGAGAACGGCGCCAAGGCGGTGTCGTGGGAAGCCACGGCCAAGCGCGTCAAGCCGGAATTCTTTCAGGCCAACACGGTGACATCGTTGTGGCAGTTGAGCGATTACGCACTCGAAGGCCTTGGCCGCCTGACCCATCCGCTGGCCTACGACGCGGGTAGCGACACCTATGTGGCGATCGGCTGGGACGATGCGATGCAACGCATCGGCACTGCGCTACGTGCGCTGCCCGATCCGCGCATGGCCGAGTTCTATACCTCCGGCCGTACCTCGAACGAAGCGGCATTCCTGTATCAGGCGTTTGTGCGCGAGTACGGCTGCAACAACTTCCCCGATTGCTCGAACATGTGCCACGAGGCCACTAGCGTGGGCTTGCCCCAGTCGATCGGCGTCGGCAAGGGCACGGTCACGATCGAGGATTTCGATCATTGCGATGCGGTCTTTTGCATTGGCCACAATCCGGGCACCAACCATCCGCGCATGCTTGCGACCTTGCGCGAGGTCGCCAAGCGCAACGTTCCCATCGTCGCGATCAATCCGTTGCCCGAGCGTGGCCTGGAGCGATTCACCTCGCCGCAAAGCCCGGTCGAGATGATGACGGGCGGCGAGACGCCGTTGGCCACGACGTATTACCAGGTGAGCTGCGGCGGCGATCTGGCGTTTCTCAAGGGCATGATGAAATGGCTGCTGGACGCCGATGCGCAGGACATCGCCGGCGGTGGGCAGGGTCTGCTCGATCGTGCGTTCATTGCGGAGAACACGACCGGCTTCGAGGCGCTGGCCAGCGACCTCCGTGCCACGCAGTGGAGCGATATCGAAAGCAAGAGCGGGCTGTCCCGTGCCGATATCGAGCACGCCGGTTCGATCTACGCGCAGGCCAAGCGCGTCATCATCTGCTACGGCATGGGCATCACCCAGCATCGCCACGGCACGCAGAATGTGCAGCAGCTGGCGAACCTGCTGATGCTGCGAGGCAATCTCGGCCGCGAAGGCGCCGGCATCTGCCCGCTGCGCGGTCATTCCAATGTGCAGGGCGATCGCACGGTCGGCATTACCGAGAAACCCGATGCCGCGCTCATCAAAGGCATGAAGCTCGCGTTCGGTTTCGATACATCGCCGGAACACGGCCACGATGCCGTGGCTGCGGTCAAGGCGATTCGCGACGGTCAGTCCAGAGCGTTGATATGTCTGGGCGGTAACCTTGCGGTGGCGATGCCCGATCCCGACGCTACCTTCGATGCGATGCGCAAGCTCGACCTAGCCGTGCATATCGCCACCAAGCTCAATCGCTCGCATCTGATCCTGGCCAAGGAGTCGATCATCCTGCCGTGCCTGGGCCGCACTGAAATCGATATGCAGGCCGAAGGCGCGCAGTCGGTGACGGTGGAGGATTCCATGTCGATGGTCCACGCCTCGCGCGGCGGCCTCACACCGGCCTCGGAATATCTGCGTTCGGAGCCCTGGATCGTCGCCCAGATGGCCAAGGCGACTCTGCCCGACACACGGGTGGATTGGGATCACCTGATCGCCGATTACGATCGCATCCGTGACAAGATCGAAATCGTGTTTCCGGCCTTTGCCAATTTCAATCAGCGCGTACGCGAGCCGGGCGGCTTCCGTCTGTTTATCGCGGCATCCGAGCGCAAATGGAACACGCCGGACGGCAAGGCGCATTTCCTGGTGGCGCCGGGCATCGAGGAAGACGATGGCCTCGAAGATGGCACGCTGGTGCTGACCACGCTGCGCGCGCACGACCAGTACAACACCACCATTTACAGTCTCAACGATCGTTATCGCGGCATTACCGGTCGCCGCGATGTGATCTTCATGCATGCCGACGACCTCGCCGCGCGCGGCCTCAAACACGGCGATCGCATCGTCGTCGAAACCTCTGCAACCCGGGCCAAGCGTTCGGTGGTTGGCTTTACCGCCGTGTCCTATCCGATCGCCCGCGGCACGGTGGCGATGTATTACCCGGAAGGCAACTGCCTGGTAGGGCTGGACGACCATGACCCCCAATCGGGCACGCCGTCGTACAAGTCCGTTCCGGTGGTCATACGGGAGTGGCGAGAGGCGTCGTGA
- a CDS encoding N-methyl-D-aspartate receptor NMDAR2C subunit → MNKALAKDIDHPARFVATDFAAWSRAWAGLGVAFASRNVFDELLSSYGEAHRAYHTRQHLEDCLVSLDEVREQCDHADEVAMALWFHDAIYKPRRSDNEAASADWLTRVARDSGVVESSVTRMHALIMATRHTAAIDEHDAKVLVDIDLSILGAPAERFDAYEMQVRQEYRWVPGPIYRAKRADILQGFMDRRTIYETPHFRARLEEAARENMLRSISLLRR, encoded by the coding sequence ATGAACAAAGCCCTGGCGAAGGATATTGACCATCCGGCGCGTTTTGTCGCTACCGACTTCGCGGCTTGGTCCCGCGCCTGGGCCGGGCTCGGTGTCGCATTCGCGTCCAGGAACGTTTTCGACGAACTGCTAAGCAGCTATGGCGAGGCCCATCGCGCTTATCACACTCGTCAACATCTGGAGGATTGCCTCGTATCATTGGACGAGGTGCGTGAACAGTGCGACCACGCGGATGAAGTCGCCATGGCCCTGTGGTTTCACGATGCCATCTACAAGCCGCGTCGCAGCGACAACGAAGCGGCAAGTGCTGATTGGCTGACACGCGTAGCTCGCGATTCAGGCGTGGTGGAATCTTCAGTCACGCGAATGCATGCTCTGATCATGGCGACACGGCACACGGCGGCTATTGATGAGCATGATGCGAAAGTGCTTGTCGATATTGATCTGTCGATTCTTGGGGCGCCCGCCGAGCGATTCGACGCGTACGAGATGCAAGTGAGGCAAGAATACCGCTGGGTACCTGGCCCCATCTATCGAGCCAAGCGTGCCGACATCCTGCAAGGCTTCATGGATCGGCGCACTATCTACGAGACGCCGCACTTCCGCGCCCGGCTTGAGGAAGCGGCGCGAGAGAATATGCTTCGTTCGATCTCGTTGTTACGGCGTTAG
- a CDS encoding phosphatase PAP2 family protein — MKQIPNRLAVVLIAALACTVTHARDAHPTEVYLSASQVNTVLAMLPPPSAPGSAEDQADRATTDRAFAQRSSADFDAAEQEEKFDAFAFASVVGPGFQADKLPHVAALFKEAEHETKEAVDTSKNHWRRVRPCPPASACAMNPEHASKKSFGYPSGHSSRATVDAILLTQLFPQDGDALMQHARDIGWRRVVKGVHTLQDIYAGRMFGQALASAMLTSPAMQHDLAAAAAELRAAGLTGDAHSTP, encoded by the coding sequence ATGAAACAGATCCCTAACCGTCTTGCGGTCGTTCTGATCGCCGCCCTCGCCTGCACCGTTACTCATGCACGCGATGCCCATCCGACCGAGGTTTACCTGAGCGCCAGCCAGGTCAATACGGTACTCGCCATGCTTCCGCCGCCCAGTGCACCGGGCAGCGCGGAAGACCAGGCCGATCGCGCCACCACCGACCGCGCCTTCGCGCAGCGCTCCAGCGCCGATTTCGATGCGGCAGAACAGGAAGAGAAGTTCGATGCGTTCGCGTTCGCGTCGGTGGTAGGCCCCGGATTCCAGGCCGACAAGCTCCCGCACGTGGCGGCGCTTTTCAAGGAAGCCGAGCACGAGACCAAGGAAGCTGTCGACACGTCCAAGAACCATTGGAGGCGCGTGCGGCCTTGCCCGCCTGCTTCGGCCTGCGCGATGAATCCCGAGCATGCTTCGAAGAAAAGCTTCGGCTATCCCAGCGGGCATTCCAGTCGCGCCACGGTCGACGCCATCTTGCTGACACAGTTGTTTCCGCAGGACGGCGACGCCCTGATGCAGCACGCCAGGGACATCGGCTGGCGACGCGTGGTCAAGGGCGTGCACACATTGCAGGACATCTATGCCGGGCGGATGTTCGGCCAGGCCTTGGCCAGCGCGATGCTGACCTCGCCGGCGATGCAGCATGATCTTGCGGCCGCCGCCGCGGAACTGCGTGCCGCCGGTTTGACCGGCGACGCTCATTCGACCCCTTAG
- a CDS encoding response regulator: MHIILIEDDQELGAAIRRALERLSYTVTWLLDGEGAVAAMRDETADLVLLDLGLPRKDGLDVLVEARRARIRTPVLILTARDAVQARVHGLDAGADDYLTKPFHLDELGARIRSLTRRMQGLADNRIEVGSLCLDLATLEVTFRGQRVDLTRREFSLLQALMERAGRLVRRDFLESSLYGNDKVVGDSALDVIVHSLRRKLSFETIQNIRAFGYMIPREPQ; encoded by the coding sequence GTGCACATCATTCTGATTGAAGACGACCAGGAGCTCGGCGCAGCGATACGCCGGGCTCTTGAGCGTCTCTCGTATACGGTGACATGGTTGCTCGATGGCGAGGGCGCCGTGGCCGCGATGCGCGACGAAACCGCCGACCTTGTACTGCTCGATCTCGGCCTCCCCCGCAAGGATGGCCTGGATGTGCTGGTCGAGGCGCGTCGTGCCCGTATCCGAACGCCGGTGCTGATCCTTACCGCACGCGACGCCGTCCAGGCACGCGTACATGGGCTCGACGCAGGCGCCGACGACTATCTCACCAAGCCGTTTCATCTGGACGAACTGGGTGCGCGGATCCGTTCGCTCACCCGCCGCATGCAGGGCCTGGCCGACAACCGCATCGAGGTGGGCTCGCTATGCCTCGACCTCGCCACGCTGGAGGTCACCTTTCGTGGCCAGCGTGTCGACCTGACCCGGCGCGAGTTCTCGTTGCTGCAGGCACTGATGGAACGTGCCGGCCGACTGGTGCGGCGGGATTTTCTGGAGAGTTCGCTTTACGGCAACGACAAGGTTGTCGGTGATAGCGCCCTGGACGTCATCGTTCATTCGCTACGACGCAAGCTGAGCTTCGAGACGATCCAGAACATACGCGCCTTCGGCTACATGATTCCACGAGAACCGCAATGA
- a CDS encoding aminotransferase class V-fold PLP-dependent enzyme, which yields MSADIAPLISPAQFEFSAGGLWLSHCKDGPMPRVAANALMALLQTELRPWELRWQSDFLDVQQKLRNAGAALLGVAAKDVSLVTCTSTGLEAIAYGFPWKAGDEVVIPAGEFPSNRLPWLALNQRGVRCTEVDLWPNHRVPDATIEPEHLLLDAITPNTRIVAVSWVRFQDGIRLDLAKLGHGCRARGVHLVVDGIQGAGTMVPDLKHASAFATGGHKGLLGGQGQGLLWTDANFRRQLLPLGTWLSAPASFSQGGVQATHENLWADDGRYLEAGSPTILGCGALAASIDLLLVAGGAAAIRDHVIKLQLRLLDRLLRYPAWSNEATRLKRLVEAHRVGSVLSFALEQSTIDALLQRGEAQGISASTRDGYLRIALHGWHASGDIDRCVDWLTSG from the coding sequence GTGTCTGCCGATATCGCCCCGCTTATTTCCCCCGCGCAATTCGAGTTTTCCGCCGGTGGCCTATGGTTGTCGCACTGCAAGGATGGCCCGATGCCGCGCGTCGCGGCCAATGCGTTGATGGCCTTGCTGCAGACCGAGTTGCGGCCATGGGAGCTGCGCTGGCAGAGCGATTTCCTCGATGTGCAACAGAAGCTGCGCAACGCCGGCGCAGCCTTGCTTGGCGTGGCGGCCAAGGATGTGAGCCTGGTGACCTGCACTTCGACCGGACTGGAAGCCATTGCCTATGGCTTTCCCTGGAAGGCCGGTGACGAGGTCGTCATACCGGCGGGTGAGTTTCCGAGTAACCGCCTGCCCTGGCTGGCACTGAACCAACGCGGCGTGCGGTGCACCGAAGTCGACCTGTGGCCGAATCATCGCGTGCCCGATGCCACTATTGAGCCGGAGCATCTCCTGCTCGATGCGATCACGCCGAACACGCGTATCGTGGCGGTGTCATGGGTGCGCTTTCAGGACGGTATCCGCCTGGACCTGGCCAAACTCGGCCACGGTTGCCGCGCGCGCGGCGTGCACCTGGTGGTCGACGGCATTCAGGGGGCCGGTACGATGGTGCCCGATCTCAAGCACGCCAGCGCTTTTGCTACCGGTGGGCACAAGGGGCTGTTGGGCGGGCAGGGGCAGGGCCTGCTGTGGACCGATGCGAACTTTCGTCGGCAGCTTCTGCCGCTGGGCACCTGGCTATCGGCACCCGCCAGCTTTTCCCAGGGCGGCGTCCAGGCGACCCACGAAAACCTCTGGGCCGACGACGGGCGCTATCTCGAAGCGGGCAGCCCGACCATTCTCGGTTGCGGCGCGCTGGCGGCGTCGATCGATTTATTACTGGTCGCCGGCGGCGCGGCCGCCATTCGCGATCATGTCATCAAGCTGCAACTGCGCCTGCTCGACCGGCTCTTGCGATATCCCGCCTGGAGCAACGAAGCGACGCGCCTGAAGCGCCTGGTCGAGGCCCATCGTGTCGGCTCCGTACTTTCGTTTGCGCTGGAACAATCCACGATCGACGCCCTGCTGCAGCGTGGCGAAGCGCAAGGCATCAGCGCGAGCACGCGCGATGGTTATCTGCGCATCGCGTTGCACGGCTGGCACGCGTCGGGCGACATCGATCGGTGCGTCGATTGGCTCACTTCGGGCTGA
- a CDS encoding ATP-binding protein: MRHPSLRGRLRWLIVTMLVLVLLPLALYSFRRTTAEMEELSDGRLAQAAHTIGSLVQRTGVRALIGNEALLVPVQKKSTLRSLGEVRTDESEVGFQVFNGRGQLLLGTANLSTLPSSAMDRSEFLDLKKAHHIWRVFTFVDKPNDMVIRVADRYDTREEIVHALWLDHGLPFLFGLPVLALLVGWAVKRGLQPLTGLASALAAREPGNREPITLDHSPLELQPVLAALNEQIERQENALERERRFSADVAHELRTPAASITLNLESAMATTDLAEIYDSIAGAQNSVRLLSRRIEQLLALARLEANVATNQPATIDLLEIASDVIAELGPSIAGSGVALGLPQRQSPVLVQGYDAALAALLRNLLENAIRHVPRGGQVQLAIEQNAHETTLEVIDDGPGIPPERRHAVFARFHREASSRGDGYGLGLSIVQRVAWLHRASIELLDSPLGKGLRVRVAIPLGA; encoded by the coding sequence ATGAGGCACCCCAGCCTGCGTGGACGGCTGCGCTGGTTGATCGTGACCATGCTGGTGCTCGTGCTGCTTCCGCTCGCGCTCTACAGCTTTCGCCGTACCACGGCAGAAATGGAAGAGCTGTCCGATGGGCGACTGGCGCAGGCGGCGCATACGATCGGCTCGTTGGTCCAGCGAACCGGCGTTCGCGCCTTGATCGGCAATGAGGCGCTGCTGGTTCCGGTGCAGAAGAAATCGACGCTGCGCAGCTTGGGGGAAGTGCGTACCGACGAGTCGGAAGTCGGCTTTCAGGTTTTCAACGGGCGGGGACAGTTGCTCCTGGGAACGGCCAATCTTTCGACCTTGCCGTCGTCCGCGATGGATCGTTCCGAATTTCTCGACCTGAAAAAAGCCCATCACATCTGGCGCGTCTTTACCTTTGTCGATAAACCCAATGACATGGTGATCCGTGTGGCGGATCGCTACGACACACGCGAGGAAATCGTCCACGCGCTGTGGCTCGATCACGGGCTGCCCTTCTTGTTCGGCCTGCCGGTGCTTGCACTGCTGGTCGGCTGGGCGGTCAAGCGCGGCCTGCAGCCCTTGACCGGCCTGGCATCGGCGCTGGCTGCACGTGAGCCGGGCAATCGCGAGCCGATCACCCTCGATCATTCCCCGCTTGAACTTCAACCCGTGCTTGCCGCGCTCAATGAGCAGATCGAACGCCAGGAAAACGCGTTGGAACGCGAGCGACGCTTCAGCGCCGATGTGGCGCACGAACTGCGCACGCCCGCGGCGTCCATCACGCTCAATCTGGAAAGCGCGATGGCAACGACGGACCTGGCCGAGATCTACGACAGCATTGCCGGTGCGCAAAACAGCGTTCGCCTGCTCTCGCGACGTATCGAACAACTGCTTGCGCTGGCGAGGCTCGAAGCCAATGTCGCGACCAACCAGCCCGCTACGATCGACTTGCTCGAAATTGCCAGTGACGTCATTGCCGAACTGGGCCCTTCCATCGCCGGCAGCGGCGTCGCGCTGGGCCTGCCGCAACGACAGTCTCCCGTACTGGTGCAAGGTTACGATGCGGCGCTCGCAGCATTGCTGCGCAATCTCCTTGAAAACGCGATTCGACATGTTCCGCGTGGCGGACAGGTTCAACTGGCGATCGAACAGAACGCGCACGAAACGACACTTGAGGTGATCGACGATGGCCCCGGTATTCCGCCGGAACGCCGCCATGCCGTATTCGCGCGCTTTCATCGCGAAGCATCCAGCCGAGGCGACGGCTATGGCCTGGGGCTGTCCATCGTGCAACGCGTCGCCTGGCTACACCGTGCGTCGATCGAGCTGCTCGATTCGCCTTTGGGCAAGGGACTGAGAGTCAGGGTCGCTATTCCGCTCGGAGCGTAG
- a CDS encoding TetR/AcrR family transcriptional regulator translates to MPRKPNTELRRQQIVDGLLKTIATQGYAGATVQAIAAASGLAPGLIHYHFHDKREILVALVDQLAGYASHRFESRASMATTAQGRLRAYIDARLAYGADANPDAVAAWVMIGAEAIRDPDVREIYQRAVSQEIALVKKLLKAQLVDSGKRVRKLDAFAAGLLAFVEGVFVLASNARTIVPTGFAADMANEWVQRYIAAEPPANQHGKPDGPVPSVRKTRGSAK, encoded by the coding sequence ATGCCTCGCAAACCCAACACCGAGCTTCGCCGGCAGCAAATTGTCGATGGCTTGCTCAAGACCATCGCCACCCAGGGCTATGCAGGAGCTACCGTCCAGGCGATTGCAGCTGCCTCCGGGCTGGCGCCGGGGCTGATCCACTATCACTTCCACGACAAGCGCGAGATCCTGGTCGCGCTGGTAGACCAGCTGGCCGGCTATGCATCGCATCGATTCGAATCCCGCGCCAGCATGGCGACCACCGCCCAGGGGCGACTGCGCGCCTATATCGATGCGCGTCTGGCCTATGGCGCCGATGCCAATCCAGACGCGGTGGCGGCCTGGGTAATGATCGGTGCGGAAGCCATACGCGATCCCGACGTGCGCGAGATCTACCAACGCGCAGTAAGCCAGGAGATCGCGCTGGTCAAGAAACTGCTCAAGGCGCAGCTTGTCGATAGCGGCAAGCGCGTGCGCAAGCTCGATGCCTTTGCAGCCGGCCTGCTGGCTTTCGTGGAAGGTGTGTTTGTACTCGCCAGCAATGCCCGAACTATCGTGCCGACGGGCTTTGCGGCGGACATGGCGAATGAATGGGTTCAGCGGTATATCGCAGCGGAGCCGCCGGCCAATCAGCATGGCAAGCCTGATGGACCGGTTCCTTCTGTACGCAAGACGCGGGGGAGCGCGAAATGA